The genomic interval CTGGTGAGAATGCCAGTGGTATTTTAAAAGATGGTATTTACTACATCAAAAATAACAACAGTGGAAAATGTCTGCGTACATTGAATGGATCCAGTGCCAATGGTACGGGTATTGTGCAATACACCTGCGGCCAGAATAAATATGAACAGTGGCAGGTCACTTCAATTGGTCTGCGCCAATATCACATCACGCAAGTATCCAGCGGTAAGTTGGCGGACATTACCGGAGGGTCGACACAAACCGGTGCTACCAACATTATCTGGCCATACAATGGTGGTGAAAACCAGAAATGGCAGATTCTGGATCAGGGAGATGGTTACTATCATATCCATAATGTTCGCAGTGATCTGTTGCTGGATATCCAGGCCCGTTCATTGGAAGACAATGCTCAAAACATTCAATGGAGTGCCAATGGTGGTTTCAATCAGGACTGGGAGTTTATTCCGGTAGACGAGTAATATGATAATCAAGTAGATGATGACTCTGCTTTATCAACCTTTCTCTCGTACTCATTCAGATACGAGAGAAAACTTATCCGAAACATAGAAAACCTCACTTTTGACGTAGCTCTGTTCAGCAAATTTTTTATTTTTCACATTTTTGCCAATGAGATCAGCAGTGAGAATGTTGTCCAAACGAAGGTGACCGCTATACCGAGAACGCCCCATGTTTGTAATATCAGCAAGTCAAAAAAACGATCATAAATTATTTTCATTGTCGGTTTGAAACGTTTTAAGTACAGAAATTTGTCGCCCTCCGCCTGCAGGATTATCCCTGTAATGTCTTGGTTAAAAAGTAAACCAAATGCAACGGGTATCAAGAAAATAACCACCAGGAACAGTTTGATATTTGGTAGCACTACTTTTTCCATAACATCCACCTTGCTTTTGTGTATCACGATGGTGATCATGAAAATAAAGACTGATAAATGCCGTATCCCTGGCATCCAAAGGTGGTTTTCTATGTGATCAGGTCTGGCTGATTGCAGATAAAAGACAAAGGCGGCAAGCATTACTGGTACAAGCAGTACCAGCCAGGCCAGTGTTTTTGATCTTAGTGCTGTTCAGTGAGCAGGCTAAAAATATAAACAACCGTCAGTTCAAGCCCATGCCGATGACGAGTCCAACTGCAATTCCGACACCGATAATCATGGCGGCCACAACCGTGCCAACGGCTTGATTACCTTTTGCCAGCTCATCGTGGGTGTTGAAAGGTGTCAGTTTGTCGAACAGTTTGTATCCGGCTGCCATAAACAGCAGGGTTATACTACAGCCGACGATGGCGTAAACGAAATTGATGATGGCAATTGACCAATCCATTATTGAATGTCCTCTTTAATGGTAAAAATTTTTTCGACGTAATTTAGTGTTTCTTTGGAATGCGCACCTGTCACGGTGGGCAGGGCTTGATACATGGATTGCCAGATGAGTGGGTTCAGCCCGGCATCGATAGCTTTGCGTTGGGCTCTTAGCAGATTTTTACGACCAGCGTTGTAGGAGCCATACATAAATTTCAGGCGCTCTTCCAGCGTCCGCCCTTTTTTCCAGAATTCAAAATGCTGTTGGTTGTACCAGATGCCGGCAGCGATATTCCATTTTGGTTCTGTCGCCAGACCCTCGATAAACTGGTTTTTGGTTTTTATTTCTTCATAGGTTCTGGGCATGATCTGCATGATCCCCTGGGCACCTACATAGGATTTGGCTTCCGGATTGAGATTGCTCTCTGCGACTGCCTGAGCTTTAAAGTAATGCCAGTCAAAGGCCGGACCAAAAAAGCGCTTGGTGTATTTACGAAAGTAGTCATCGTAATCATTGTGGACTTTGTATTTGCTGTACGCACCGGCCTGAACCAGGGGTGCGGTTATCAGGCAGATGCATGTGGTTATCCATAACAAACAATGCTTCATCACTCTAAACAAACTTCCATCATATTTCAGGGAGGGCAAATGTACTGTCTGAATGGGGTGGTATCAAGGGAGCAATGCGGCAAATTTGCCTGTTGATGATTGAAAACAGGTGTTGTGGTGTTGGTTTTTTTAGGGCAGGGAGGAGCAGAAACCCAAAATGATGGCACGGTTCTCCATGCTTCGATCCAGGCAGCAGGTATTTTCAAATGTCTGATGATGACTGGGTTACCCGCGATTTTAGAGTCACCCAGTCTGGTGCGAGCTTCAGTTGTTTAACAGGCTGGTGATGTCTGCATCACTGGGAATGATTTTGCTCGGATTAGCGCTAACTACATGTCCATCGCGGCTGATCAGATATTTATAAAAATTCCATTCCGGTGCCTGACTCTGCCGCGCCACTTCTTTGAACAAAGGGTGAGCCTCATCTCCGGTCACTGGCACGGTCGAGAGCATGGTGAACGATACGCCGAAGTTTTTGTAGCAGATTTCGGCTGCTTTGCCCTCATCCTCATCTTCCTGATCAAAAGAATCTGACGACACGCCGATCACCACCAGGCCCTGATCTTTATATTTTTGATGTATGGCCTCCAGGTCTTCAAATTGCCCGGTAAACCCACAATGGCTTGCGGTATTCACCAGCATGACCGGATGACCAGCCGATACCTCGCATAAGTCCAGGATTTCTGAACTGTGCAGCTTTCGCATCTGCTGTTGAAAGATGGCCGGACACTGGTTGTTCTGACCGGGGCTTGCCACACCGCTGGCTGCCAGGACATATGTTGGAGCTGTCAGTACTGTGATAACGCTCAATATCCGCATAAGAATGTTCATTTTGGACTCCTCCGTATTAACAGCACCATCCTAGCGGATGTGTTGATCAATAAACATCCGCTGAAAGTTTGACTGTTTTACTGGGTTATGAGCGCTGATCCTAACACCGACGGTCAGATGATACCGCCATTGGCGCGAAGCACTTGCCCGTTTATCCAGCCGCTGTCCGGTCCGCACAGAAATGCCACGACGGATGCAATATCCTGGGGCGTGCCCAGCCGCTCAAGGGGGCTCATGTGCGCCATCCGCTCAATCAGTTCTGCCGATTTGCCCTCCATGAACAGATCAGTTGCCGTTGGGCCTGGTGCTACTGCATTAACGGTGATATCGCGGCCACGCATCTCCTTGGCCATAATGGCTGTCAGTGTTTCAACTGCCGCTTTGGTGGCGGCGTATACACCATAGTTTTCCAGTTTCAGACCCACTACCGAAGTGGATAGGTTGACGATGCGCCCTCCCTGACGCAGCCGGTTCGAAGCCTCTCTCAAGGTATGGATTGTCCCTTTGAGGTTTATGTCGATTTGTTGGTTGATATGTCGATTGTCCACTTCTGATAGCGGTGCGAGCGCCATGATGCCGGCATTATTGATCAGTACATCGACACCACCAAATGCTGTTTCTGCTGCGTCAAACATGCTGGTGACAGCGGCAGAATCTGCAACATCCGCCTGATGGATCATGGCCTGGCCACCAGAGGATTCTATTGCCTGTGCCACGCTCTGGGCAGCTTCGGCATTGCCGGCATAATTCACCACAACAGCAAACCCGTCTTGTGCCAGTTGCCTGGCGATGCCAGCACCAATTCCTCGTGATGCCCCGGTAACGATGGCTGTCTTTTTGAACTCAGACATAGTGACTCCTGTTTGTTGAAAAATGTGCGTTTGAAGGTAATCAGCACCATAACATTTCGTTGTTTTTGAATAATGAGAGATTTTCTGTGTTCAGAATTCGAAAAACCCAAACAATGGAAAACAGGGTTAACGTCTGTGGAAGTTTGTCAGTTCGTTGAAGGAGGTGAGGGGCGGTGGCGATTACCGGGAAATGATCGGGATACCGAACGGAGTCAGGATGAAATGGGCATAATGGAGTGTGCTCCATCAATACGGTCGCCAGCTGATGGATTTGCCGGCAACCGTCAACTCAGAGATCGATACGGTTGATAAACTCCGCCGTTTCAATCACCTGCAGCTGGGATATCGGAGTATTTTGCTCCAACTGGGCTAGCAGCAGCCGGCTAAGTTCACGTCCCACCTGGTGCAGGTCCTGATGAAAGCCGCAAATAGGGACACGAAAGTACTCTGGTAATGGGCTGGTTTCCATTGTGACGACATCGCATTCGATACCCACCTGGATACCGGCGTCGTGCAATCCCGCCATGATTCCCATGGCAGAGATCTCGGTCCCGCAAATGTACCCGTCAGGGCTCCATTCGCTGTTATTGAGTTGTTGCGACAGAGACCGATAGTCGACGGCATTGCTTTCGATAAATATCTGCCGATGCTCAGTGTAGGGTAAGCCGGATTCCTGGAGGGCGCGTTTAAAACCCGTCAGCCGGTGCCAGCTGTAGAGAAAATCCTTGGGTGGGGTCAACATCATCAAGCGCTTGCGTCCCCTTTGAATCATGAAACGGGCGGCCCGATAACTGAAGTCGGCGTTGTCGGTATCATAGAACGCATGTTGAATGGAGAGTTCGGTACGCCCGAATGTTACGAACGGAAAGTCTTCGGCATACAGATATTTCACTCGCTCATCCAGGCTGCGAGTGGTGTTCAGAATAATGCCATCGGCCAATCCATGCTCCACTACATATTTCACTGGTTCGAGTTCATCCTGCTCTGGCCGGTGAGGAATGATAGTCAGGTGATAGGGCGTATCCGTCAATGCGGCCGTCAAGCCCTCAATCAATGGCAGAGTTCCCACGTCACCAACAATCTCCCCTGGTTTCAGTACTGGCATAATCAGCGCGATCACATGAGTTTTCCCCGTTTTTAAGCCAAGGCCAGAGGTGTTGGGGCGGTACCCTAACTCCTGGGCGACTTTTTGAACCCGGGCAATAGTATCCGGTCTGACTTCATCGCCATTTTTGAGGGCACGGGATACCGTAGTGATCGATAGCCCTAAATGTTCTGCCAGGGTTTTGAGCGTGGTCCTTGGCCGACCCGGAAGAGTATTCTTTGATTGCTCCATAAAGATAACTGTCTACGATTGATAGCTTTGTACCAGATGGTTCAAGCCAGGGTTAATGGAAATGGGTAATTCGCCTTGCCAATAAAATCGTCTTGCAACCCCTGGCAGCAGTGTAACGCTGTTGTCATTCCAGTGACCATTACCGAGCGAGTCAAGGGTTACAAAATGTGCTGGTTTGTCTGTTGTCAGATCAACATAAATATTTTGTCCATCCTGTCCGACCTCTAACTGGACTTGAGCAGGTGGCAGGTCCAGACGTTTCCAGAGGTCAAAATAGGCAGTCGCTTCGCAATCGAATGATTGAGCCCCAACACGGGCAAATGCTGTTGCCCAGGCGAATTCGGAAGCCGGTTGATCGGACTCATAATCTGTCAGTACCAGGCTTGCACCGGCCGGGATTGTGAGTTCCAGCGTCTGTTGTTTAAGGGGTTTGCCGGCCAGGTCGAAGATTGACCATTTGCCTTTGAGCAGCGCCGGTTCCGTTAAGTCATTCACGGCCACCAATTTCTGGTGTCGACCCTGACCAATCCAGAAGATCTGCACCGATTGATAAAAACGGCGGGCATGATAATGCATCTGTTTCCAGCCACCACCGTATTCCAGGCTGCTCCAGGAGGCTACCGGCCAGTTATCGTTGAGCTGCCAGTAAAGCGTGCCCATGCAGTGTGGACGCAGGGTACGCCAGTATTCAATGGCGGTTTTCATCGCCACAGCCTGTTGTACCTGGCTCAAGTAGAGAAATTGCTCGAATCCCGTTGGAAAGCGAAAGTAACGGGTGAACATCTCGGTAATGATCGAGTTGCCGGCGGGATTTTTTTGATGAACTTCCATAACCGGGCTGGTCACGTTGTGGTCCTGTGGCAGGGTAAACTGTTTGACCAGCCCGAACGATGGGAAAGACTGGTAGCCGAATTCGGAACAGAAGCGGGGATTGACGTCATAGTAGGCCGAAAAGGGTTTGCCGGAGTGCCATACGTCCCAATAGTGCATGTCGCCCTTATTGTCGTCATGCCAGGCATCACCAAAATCAAGCTCGCCGTTACAGGGTGAGCTTGGCCAGAACAGCCGGCTGCTATCGGCACCCAACACGCTTTCTTCCAATACCCGGCTGAGCCGGTCATAGTTCACGAGGTATTTTTCGCGGTTATTCCGAGAAGTCTCATACCAGTTGATGGCACCGATGACCTCATTATCTCCACACCATAGCGCGATACAGCCATAGGCTTGCAGGCGGCGGATCTGCCAGTTGATCTCCGGAC from Gynuella sunshinyii YC6258 carries:
- a CDS encoding DUF350 domain-containing protein encodes the protein MDWSIAIINFVYAIVGCSITLLFMAAGYKLFDKLTPFNTHDELAKGNQAVGTVVAAMIIGVGIAVGLVIGMGLN
- a CDS encoding transglycosylase SLT domain-containing protein; the protein is MKHCLLWITTCICLITAPLVQAGAYSKYKVHNDYDDYFRKYTKRFFGPAFDWHYFKAQAVAESNLNPEAKSYVGAQGIMQIMPRTYEEIKTKNQFIEGLATEPKWNIAAGIWYNQQHFEFWKKGRTLEERLKFMYGSYNAGRKNLLRAQRKAIDAGLNPLIWQSMYQALPTVTGAHSKETLNYVEKIFTIKEDIQ
- a CDS encoding glutathione peroxidase; this encodes MNILMRILSVITVLTAPTYVLAASGVASPGQNNQCPAIFQQQMRKLHSSEILDLCEVSAGHPVMLVNTASHCGFTGQFEDLEAIHQKYKDQGLVVIGVSSDSFDQEDEDEGKAAEICYKNFGVSFTMLSTVPVTGDEAHPLFKEVARQSQAPEWNFYKYLISRDGHVVSANPSKIIPSDADITSLLNN
- a CDS encoding SDR family oxidoreductase; amino-acid sequence: MSEFKKTAIVTGASRGIGAGIARQLAQDGFAVVVNYAGNAEAAQSVAQAIESSGGQAMIHQADVADSAAVTSMFDAAETAFGGVDVLINNAGIMALAPLSEVDNRHINQQIDINLKGTIHTLREASNRLRQGGRIVNLSTSVVGLKLENYGVYAATKAAVETLTAIMAKEMRGRDITVNAVAPGPTATDLFMEGKSAELIERMAHMSPLERLGTPQDIASVVAFLCGPDSGWINGQVLRANGGII
- a CDS encoding LacI family transcriptional regulator codes for the protein MEQSKNTLPGRPRTTLKTLAEHLGLSITTVSRALKNGDEVRPDTIARVQKVAQELGYRPNTSGLGLKTGKTHVIALIMPVLKPGEIVGDVGTLPLIEGLTAALTDTPYHLTIIPHRPEQDELEPVKYVVEHGLADGIILNTTRSLDERVKYLYAEDFPFVTFGRTELSIQHAFYDTDNADFSYRAARFMIQRGRKRLMMLTPPKDFLYSWHRLTGFKRALQESGLPYTEHRQIFIESNAVDYRSLSQQLNNSEWSPDGYICGTEISAMGIMAGLHDAGIQVGIECDVVTMETSPLPEYFRVPICGFHQDLHQVGRELSRLLLAQLEQNTPISQLQVIETAEFINRIDL
- a CDS encoding glycoside hydrolase family 2 protein, producing the protein MGPHRHITFDQSWSVYEAGQADQIFNAHVPVDIHQVLMDHGRLPDPFYRDNEASVQWVHQRNWVIETEFDVTEHDLQNRCATLRLEFVDTHATVAINGQTVGEIANFFRRFHLDVHQVLKVGNNRLTLTFHDNAELGRKRAEALPFPVPYSETNNQIPFMNTVRKTQCDAGWDWGICLMSVGVYVAPVLYFHQGRLIDSVRVTQNHEPDRVHLTITVDTWGPADSEESMEISLTDALPGSMTFSSGQHQGTVELEIDNPRLWWPSGYGEQPLYTLEARLHDQHWCRHIGLRSLHWDLSPDDAGSRMCVVVNGVEIFAKGANWIPADAFPARQTPARYQQLLESAAAANMNMIRVWGGGFYEHDTFYQTCEELGLLVWQDLMFSCSLYPSTKDFIDDIRPEINWQIRRLQAYGCIALWCGDNEVIGAINWYETSRNNREKYLVNYDRLSRVLEESVLGADSSRLFWPSSPCNGELDFGDAWHDDNKGDMHYWDVWHSGKPFSAYYDVNPRFCSEFGYQSFPSFGLVKQFTLPQDHNVTSPVMEVHQKNPAGNSIITEMFTRYFRFPTGFEQFLYLSQVQQAVAMKTAIEYWRTLRPHCMGTLYWQLNDNWPVASWSSLEYGGGWKQMHYHARRFYQSVQIFWIGQGRHQKLVAVNDLTEPALLKGKWSIFDLAGKPLKQQTLELTIPAGASLVLTDYESDQPASEFAWATAFARVGAQSFDCEATAYFDLWKRLDLPPAQVQLEVGQDGQNIYVDLTTDKPAHFVTLDSLGNGHWNDNSVTLLPGVARRFYWQGELPISINPGLNHLVQSYQS